One region of Bacillus pumilus genomic DNA includes:
- the spoIIIAE gene encoding stage III sporulation protein AE: MKRVTAVMGLMLFFWLFAPHAGAEEKEPLSNEAPAAEEVATGQADALELHSISDFWETILDEYGGFLPESQKGTVKEMIDGDKELSPQTWLKAFVHYLFHEVIANGKLLGTLILLTIFCSLLQLLQNAFEQSTVSKVAYALVYMVLIIIALNSFHVAISYATEAIQTMTSFILALIPLLLALIASSGGLVSAGFFHPVILFLMNTSGVFIQYVVLPLIFLSAILSIVSTLTEQYKVTQLAQLLRNVAIGGLAVFLTVFLGVISVQGASAAVTDGIALRTAKFITGNFIPVLGRMFTDATDTVISASVLLKNTVGLVGVAILISIAAFPAIKVLSLALIYKLAAAILQPLGGGPIISCLDVISKSVLYIFAALAVVSLMFFLSITVIITAGNLTMMMK, translated from the coding sequence ATGAAACGGGTGACAGCTGTTATGGGACTGATGCTTTTCTTCTGGCTGTTCGCTCCGCACGCAGGTGCAGAAGAAAAAGAGCCGTTATCAAATGAAGCACCAGCAGCAGAAGAAGTGGCAACTGGACAGGCTGATGCACTTGAGCTTCATTCCATTAGTGACTTTTGGGAAACCATATTGGACGAGTATGGCGGCTTTCTGCCAGAAAGCCAAAAAGGAACAGTGAAGGAAATGATTGATGGCGATAAAGAGCTGTCTCCCCAGACATGGCTGAAAGCCTTTGTTCATTATCTTTTTCACGAGGTCATCGCAAACGGAAAGCTCCTTGGTACACTGATTTTACTCACCATCTTTTGTTCGCTTTTACAGCTTTTGCAGAATGCATTTGAACAAAGCACTGTCAGTAAAGTCGCATACGCACTTGTTTATATGGTGCTGATCATTATTGCACTTAACAGCTTTCATGTGGCGATTTCTTATGCAACAGAAGCGATTCAAACGATGACCAGTTTTATTCTTGCTCTTATTCCTCTGTTATTAGCACTGATTGCTTCATCAGGCGGGCTTGTCTCAGCCGGATTCTTTCATCCTGTTATCTTATTTTTAATGAATACGAGCGGCGTTTTTATTCAATATGTCGTTCTTCCGCTTATTTTTTTATCAGCGATATTGAGCATTGTCAGTACGCTGACTGAACAATACAAGGTTACCCAGCTTGCCCAGCTGTTAAGAAATGTGGCGATAGGCGGGTTAGCCGTTTTTTTAACTGTCTTTCTTGGCGTCATTTCTGTGCAAGGTGCATCTGCTGCGGTTACGGATGGTATCGCACTTCGTACAGCCAAATTTATTACCGGAAATTTCATCCCCGTCCTTGGCAGAATGTTTACAGATGCGACGGATACCGTCATCAGTGCCTCTGTATTACTTAAAAATACGGTCGGACTTGTTGGCGTTGCTATTCTCATTTCAATTGCCGCTTTCCCTGCGATCAAAGTGCTCTCGCTAGCCCTTATATATAAGCTTGCCGCAGCCATTCTTCAGCCATTAGGAGGCGGACCGATTATCAGCTGCCTTGATGTCATTTCAAAAAGTGTGCTTTATATCTTTGCTGCACTTGCTGTCGTGTCGCTCATGTTCTTTTTAAGCATTACCGTCATTATCACTGCTGGCAACCTGACCATGATGATGAAGTAA
- the spoIIIAF gene encoding stage III sporulation protein AF yields MSFLTEWITSIILFILFAIVIDLLLPNSSMQRYAKMVVSLLLIVVMLNPIFALFRADPDQIFSELMKGKEEAQSEEIKNQMNLEKKEIQASQRAYILKQMAVQLEKSAKEPLEKESYEMKHVEVLADEEHLDQNMEADQFRIKAVLSPLTGDAVETVAKVDIDLSRQKEESAGSSSKEIKRVKETLADVWNTSPEHIALNIEGGDAADHE; encoded by the coding sequence TTGAGTTTTCTCACGGAATGGATCACAAGTATTATTCTCTTTATCTTATTTGCGATTGTCATTGATCTTCTGCTTCCCAATTCAAGCATGCAAAGATATGCCAAAATGGTCGTCAGCCTCCTGTTGATTGTGGTGATGCTCAATCCGATTTTTGCTTTATTTCGGGCAGACCCTGACCAAATTTTCTCAGAATTGATGAAGGGAAAGGAAGAAGCACAGTCAGAAGAAATAAAAAATCAGATGAATTTAGAAAAAAAAGAAATACAAGCCTCTCAGCGTGCATATATTTTAAAGCAAATGGCTGTCCAACTAGAAAAAAGCGCAAAGGAGCCACTGGAGAAGGAGAGCTACGAAATGAAACACGTAGAAGTGTTGGCAGATGAAGAGCACCTGGATCAGAATATGGAGGCGGATCAATTTCGCATCAAAGCAGTTCTTTCCCCGCTCACAGGTGATGCTGTAGAAACGGTGGCAAAGGTGGACATTGATCTCTCCAGGCAAAAGGAGGAAAGCGCTGGATCTTCTAGCAAAGAGATCAAGAGGGTGAAAGAGACGCTTGCTGATGTTTGGAATACGAGTCCTGAGCACATTGCGCTGAACATTGAGGGAGGTGACGCAGCAGATCATGAATAA
- the spoIIIAC gene encoding stage III sporulation protein AC: MGVDVNVIFQIAGVGIVVAFLHTILDQMGKKEYAQWVTLLGFIYILFMVATIVDDLFKKIKAVFLFQG, translated from the coding sequence ATGGGCGTTGATGTAAACGTCATTTTTCAAATTGCGGGAGTAGGCATCGTTGTGGCATTCCTCCATACGATTTTAGATCAAATGGGGAAAAAGGAGTACGCTCAGTGGGTCACGCTGCTTGGGTTTATCTACATTTTGTTTATGGTGGCAACCATTGTAGATGATTTGTTTAAAAAGATTAAAGCCGTATTTCTATTTCAAGGATAG
- the folD gene encoding bifunctional methylenetetrahydrofolate dehydrogenase/methenyltetrahydrofolate cyclohydrolase FolD — translation MTATIIDGKETAKEKREQLAKEVEELKQKGVTPGLAVILIGDDPASLSYVRGKKKAAEAMGMHFQLDHLDASLTEEALLQLIDQYNANDQFHGILVQLPLPKHISEKAVIERISPEKDVDGFHPLNIGKMLLGEDTFLPCTPAGIVELLNKTGVSLSGKEVVVVGRSNIVGKPVGQLLLNENATVTYCHSRTANISEHTLKADILVVAVGRANFIKADQIKEGAIVIDVGVNRLDNGKLVGDVDFEEAKEKASYITPVPGGVGPMTITMLAHNTVKSAKRTLA, via the coding sequence ATGACAGCAACAATCATCGATGGGAAAGAAACAGCAAAAGAAAAGCGTGAGCAATTAGCAAAAGAAGTAGAAGAGCTAAAACAAAAAGGTGTCACACCTGGTCTTGCCGTTATTCTAATCGGTGATGATCCGGCTTCACTTTCTTACGTACGTGGGAAGAAAAAAGCAGCAGAAGCAATGGGGATGCATTTCCAGCTAGATCATTTAGATGCTTCTTTAACAGAAGAAGCATTGCTTCAGCTGATTGATCAGTACAATGCGAACGATCAATTCCACGGGATTCTTGTTCAGCTTCCACTGCCAAAACATATTTCTGAAAAAGCCGTGATTGAACGTATTTCACCTGAAAAAGATGTTGATGGTTTCCATCCATTGAATATCGGGAAAATGCTCCTTGGGGAAGACACATTCCTTCCATGCACACCAGCAGGCATTGTTGAATTACTAAATAAAACGGGCGTCAGTCTTTCTGGAAAAGAAGTCGTTGTTGTCGGACGCAGCAATATTGTCGGTAAACCAGTAGGACAATTACTGTTAAACGAAAACGCAACGGTTACTTATTGCCATTCAAGAACAGCGAATATTTCAGAACATACGTTGAAAGCGGATATTTTAGTTGTTGCCGTCGGTCGAGCAAACTTTATTAAAGCTGACCAAATTAAAGAAGGCGCTATTGTGATCGATGTAGGAGTCAATCGGTTGGATAATGGAAAGCTTGTTGGAGATGTTGATTTTGAAGAGGCAAAAGAAAAAGCTTCTTATATCACACCAGTCCCTGGCGGAGTCGGTCCAATGACGATTACGATGCTTGCACATAATACGGTTAAATCAGCAAAACGTACATTAGCATAA
- the spoIIIAD gene encoding stage III sporulation protein AD yields the protein MGEGLQIDIIQIVGLGLIATFLALIVKEQKPTFAFMLVVFTGCVIFLYLIDQIYAIISMIEKIAASAGVNMKYVETILKIIGIAYIAEFGAQLTKDAGQGAIASKIELGGKILILVMAVPILTVIIETILGMIPSMT from the coding sequence ATAGGGGAGGGCTTACAAATCGACATCATACAAATTGTTGGACTTGGTTTAATCGCTACTTTTTTAGCCTTAATCGTCAAAGAACAAAAGCCAACCTTCGCCTTTATGCTTGTTGTATTTACAGGGTGTGTGATCTTTCTTTATTTAATAGATCAAATCTATGCCATTATCTCGATGATAGAAAAAATTGCGGCAAGTGCCGGCGTCAATATGAAGTATGTTGAAACCATTTTAAAAATTATCGGCATTGCCTATATTGCGGAATTCGGCGCCCAGCTGACAAAAGATGCTGGACAAGGCGCCATTGCATCAAAAATAGAGCTTGGCGGCAAAATTCTCATCTTGGTCATGGCAGTCCCCATTTTAACAGTCATCATTGAGACCATCTTAGGTATGATCCCGTCCATGACTTAA
- the spoIIIAB gene encoding stage III sporulation protein SpoIIIAB produces MLKLIGAILIVAATTWGGFEFAKRYSDRPKQIRQLRFALQSLEAEIMYGQTPLARAAEQIASQVGPPVNRLFEQFAEKLKVGTFSARHAWNESLEDVWKKTVLKKGEYEALKHFGETLGQHDVTSQQKYIKLALGHLETEEKEAEIAQAKNEKMVRSLGFLSGLLLILLLM; encoded by the coding sequence ATGTTAAAGCTCATTGGCGCTATCTTGATTGTCGCGGCTACGACTTGGGGAGGGTTCGAGTTTGCCAAACGATATAGCGACCGGCCGAAACAAATTCGGCAGCTCCGGTTTGCGCTCCAGTCTCTTGAAGCTGAAATTATGTATGGTCAAACACCGCTAGCGCGTGCAGCAGAGCAAATTGCGTCGCAAGTAGGTCCTCCTGTGAATCGGTTATTTGAACAATTTGCAGAAAAGCTGAAAGTTGGAACCTTTTCCGCGCGGCATGCATGGAATGAGAGTCTTGAGGATGTTTGGAAAAAAACCGTCTTAAAAAAAGGCGAATATGAGGCACTGAAGCACTTTGGAGAAACACTTGGCCAGCATGATGTCACGTCTCAGCAAAAATATATCAAGCTTGCTTTAGGTCATTTGGAAACGGAGGAGAAGGAAGCTGAAATCGCCCAAGCCAAAAATGAAAAAATGGTCAGAAGCCTCGGATTTTTAAGCGGATTACTACTGATTCTTTTATTGATGTGA
- the spoIIIAA gene encoding stage III sporulation protein AA codes for MRSLLDILPHSIGQELRLLKEAEWDQIEEIRIRTDRPIELMQRGKPRFLSYHTTGEDASQLLGRLSNYSMYTLEEELKQGYITISGGHRVGLAGKVIVENGIVKGLRDISSFNIRIAKEKVGIALPFLPYLYDEHWCNTLIIGPPQTGKTTLLRDIARLASTGTKAIPPKKTGIIDERSEIAGCIRGVPQHQFGHRVDVLDACPKAEGLMMMIRSMSPEVMIVDEIGKSEDVQALLEAIHAGVTIIVSVHGYSLENVYKRPSLKPLWELRVFERYVELNRKDGPGTIGRIYDQGGQEMKWRRGVDVC; via the coding sequence TTGCGGAGTTTGTTGGATATTCTCCCGCACTCGATTGGACAAGAACTTAGACTGCTAAAAGAAGCAGAATGGGATCAAATAGAAGAAATCCGCATTCGCACGGATCGTCCTATTGAATTAATGCAAAGAGGAAAACCGCGCTTTCTTTCTTATCACACAACAGGAGAAGATGCGTCTCAGCTATTAGGCAGGCTGAGCAATTATAGTATGTACACACTTGAAGAAGAGCTAAAGCAAGGCTACATCACCATTTCAGGCGGACACCGGGTGGGACTTGCAGGAAAGGTGATCGTTGAAAACGGCATTGTCAAAGGATTAAGAGATATCTCTTCATTTAATATCCGCATCGCAAAAGAAAAAGTCGGGATTGCGCTTCCCTTTCTTCCCTATTTATATGACGAGCACTGGTGCAATACACTGATCATCGGTCCACCGCAAACAGGGAAAACGACATTGTTGCGGGATATAGCAAGACTGGCTAGTACAGGCACAAAAGCAATTCCTCCTAAAAAAACAGGCATTATAGATGAGCGTTCAGAAATCGCTGGGTGTATAAGAGGGGTGCCACAGCACCAGTTTGGACACCGGGTTGACGTGCTCGATGCATGTCCAAAGGCTGAGGGCTTGATGATGATGATTCGGTCTATGAGTCCAGAGGTCATGATCGTCGATGAAATCGGAAAAAGCGAGGATGTGCAGGCACTTTTAGAAGCGATTCATGCTGGGGTCACCATTATCGTTTCCGTTCATGGCTATTCACTTGAAAATGTGTATAAACGTCCATCATTGAAGCCGTTATGGGAGCTTCGAGTGTTTGAACGTTATGTTGAATTAAATCGCAAGGACGGTCCCGGCACGATCGGGCGGATATATGACCAAGGCGGACAAGAGATGAAATGGAGGCGGGGAGTGGACGTATGTTAA
- a CDS encoding Asp23/Gls24 family envelope stress response protein, with protein MSENNLLEMNLDEDQLGKVQIAPEVIEVIAGIAASEVEGIAEMRGNFAADVAERFGKKNHRKGVKVDVSDEGITIDVYCVVEFGLSIPKVSTAVQENIRQTLLNMTALTINEINIHVVGIQFDTKASEAEVDQEM; from the coding sequence GTGTCAGAAAACAATTTGCTTGAAATGAACCTTGATGAAGATCAATTGGGAAAAGTGCAAATTGCACCAGAAGTGATTGAGGTCATTGCTGGGATCGCCGCTTCAGAAGTCGAAGGCATTGCCGAAATGCGCGGCAATTTCGCTGCTGATGTAGCAGAACGCTTTGGTAAGAAAAATCACCGTAAAGGTGTGAAAGTAGATGTCTCTGATGAAGGCATCACAATCGATGTATATTGTGTGGTTGAATTTGGCCTATCCATTCCAAAGGTATCCACTGCTGTACAAGAAAATATCCGTCAAACTCTTTTGAACATGACTGCTTTAACGATTAATGAAATCAATATTCATGTCGTTGGTATTCAATTTGATACTAAAGCATCTGAGGCTGAAGTAGATCAAGAAATGTAA
- the xseA gene encoding exodeoxyribonuclease VII large subunit → MSEKAFVTVTALTKYIKRKFDVDPHLEDIWIKGELSNVKIHSRGHVYFTLKDENARMQAVMFQRSAAKLPFSPKSGMKVFVRGGIQVYEPSGNYQLYAKEMQPDGVGALHLAYEELKKKLASEGLFDARYKKPIPEYPEVVGVITSPTGAAVRDVITTINRRYQQAKIIVLPALVQGEHATRSIVERIKEANEKQLCDVLIVGRGGGSIEELWAFNEEAVARAIFASDIPIISAVGHETDFTISDFTADMRAPTPTGAAELAVPSTTDLIERIKSIDIRLTRAVKNRTSQAKDRLVALQSSYAFRFPKRLQEQKEQQFDLVFDRFQKQLSRQIELKRSQLDRQTYRLKPLHPKEQLLQAKKRHANETEQLIRSMNVQMKTIHSQFQSVLGKLNALNPLQVMERGYSLAYKEDELIKSVNQVETQDQLTITMKDGRLICEVIEKEGQST, encoded by the coding sequence ATGAGTGAAAAAGCCTTTGTGACGGTCACAGCCCTTACAAAATACATAAAAAGAAAATTTGATGTTGATCCGCATTTAGAAGATATTTGGATCAAAGGTGAGCTATCCAATGTCAAGATTCATTCAAGAGGACATGTGTACTTCACCTTAAAAGACGAAAACGCACGCATGCAAGCTGTCATGTTTCAGCGCTCTGCGGCGAAGCTGCCTTTTTCACCTAAGAGTGGAATGAAGGTGTTTGTACGCGGCGGAATTCAAGTCTATGAACCAAGCGGCAACTATCAATTATATGCAAAAGAAATGCAGCCTGATGGTGTTGGTGCTCTTCATCTCGCTTATGAAGAGCTGAAGAAAAAGCTAGCAAGTGAAGGCTTATTTGATGCGCGCTATAAAAAGCCAATCCCTGAATATCCAGAGGTTGTTGGTGTCATTACGTCTCCAACAGGAGCGGCTGTTCGAGATGTCATTACGACCATTAATCGGCGCTATCAGCAGGCGAAAATCATTGTGCTTCCGGCGCTCGTTCAAGGTGAGCATGCGACCCGTTCCATCGTAGAGCGGATTAAGGAAGCGAATGAAAAACAGCTCTGTGATGTCTTGATTGTCGGAAGAGGAGGCGGTTCGATTGAAGAGCTTTGGGCTTTTAATGAAGAAGCTGTCGCAAGAGCCATCTTCGCATCAGACATTCCAATCATATCTGCAGTTGGACACGAAACAGACTTTACGATCAGTGATTTCACTGCAGATATGAGAGCACCCACACCAACAGGAGCAGCCGAACTTGCTGTTCCAAGCACGACCGATTTAATTGAACGAATCAAATCAATCGATATACGGCTAACAAGAGCGGTAAAGAATCGAACCTCACAAGCGAAGGATCGTCTTGTGGCGCTGCAATCCTCTTATGCCTTCCGTTTTCCAAAACGATTACAGGAGCAAAAAGAGCAGCAATTCGATTTGGTATTTGACCGTTTTCAAAAACAGCTATCGAGGCAAATTGAGCTAAAACGCAGTCAGCTAGACCGCCAGACATACAGGCTGAAGCCGCTTCACCCTAAAGAGCAGCTGCTTCAAGCGAAAAAACGCCACGCCAATGAAACAGAACAGCTCATTCGCAGTATGAATGTGCAAATGAAAACAATTCATTCGCAGTTCCAATCGGTTCTTGGTAAACTAAATGCATTAAATCCACTTCAAGTGATGGAAAGAGGCTATAGCTTAGCCTATAAAGAAGATGAACTAATAAAAAGTGTGAACCAAGTAGAGACGCAGGATCAGCTGACCATCACGATGAAGGATGGACGTCTGATTTGTGAGGTTATTGAGAAGGAGGGGCAATCAACATGA
- a CDS encoding SpoIIIAH-like family protein: MLKKQTVWLLTMLSLVVVLSVYYIMSPQGENAVTVEEMKSKGTEEKKTEPEKGMDKGTEKGADEKSTDKETNGKQEDIETSGEEGKAVSEQTDDELFTTYRLELEDKRSKQREEFNEIVSSDDATAQEKSEAYDQMTALSEAEGTERQLETLIKTKGYKDALVSAEGDKVSITVRSDKKSKSQAADIIDMVTKEMRGLDNVAVTFEPSNE; encoded by the coding sequence ATGTTAAAAAAACAAACGGTTTGGCTATTAACGATGCTAAGTTTAGTTGTCGTCTTAAGTGTGTACTATATCATGTCTCCACAAGGTGAAAATGCAGTGACAGTAGAAGAGATGAAATCAAAAGGAACGGAAGAGAAAAAGACTGAACCAGAAAAAGGGATGGACAAAGGAACGGAAAAAGGCGCTGATGAGAAGTCCACTGACAAAGAAACAAATGGTAAACAAGAGGATATCGAAACAAGCGGTGAAGAAGGAAAGGCTGTGTCAGAGCAAACAGACGATGAGCTTTTTACAACATACAGATTAGAGCTTGAAGATAAACGAAGCAAACAGCGTGAAGAGTTCAACGAAATCGTATCCAGTGATGATGCAACAGCACAAGAAAAAAGCGAAGCGTATGACCAAATGACAGCGCTTAGTGAGGCAGAAGGAACGGAGCGTCAGCTCGAAACCTTAATTAAAACAAAAGGTTATAAAGATGCGCTAGTGAGTGCAGAGGGAGATAAAGTGAGCATCACAGTTCGTTCTGACAAAAAATCAAAGTCCCAAGCGGCCGATATTATTGATATGGTCACAAAAGAAATGAGAGGTCTTGATAACGTAGCGGTCACTTTTGAGCCCTCCAATGAATAA
- the accC gene encoding acetyl-CoA carboxylase biotin carboxylase subunit has protein sequence MIKKLLIANRGEIAVRIIRACKELGIETVAVFSEADRDALHVQMADEAYCIGPTASKDSYLNVTNIVSVAKLTGTDAIHPGYGFLAENADFAELCEECNVIFVGPTASAISKMGTKDVARETMKDAGVPIVPGSQGIVKDLDDAVSTAASIGYPVIIKATAGGGGKGIRVARTEEELINGVTITQQEAAQNFGNPGVYLEKFIEDFRHVEIQVLADQHGNTIHLGERDCSIQRRMQKLLEETPSPALNADIREQMGEAAVKAAEAVEYTGAGTVEFIYDYNEEKFYFMEMNTRIQVEHPVTEMVTGVDLIKEQIKVASGEKLSLTQEDVVYEGWAIECRINAENPEKNFMPSAGEIKMYLPPGGLGVRVDSAAYPGYVIPPYYDSMIAKVITYGKTREEAIARMKRSLQEFVIEGVYTTIPFHLRLLEHETFVSGNFNTKFLETYQIMK, from the coding sequence ATGATTAAAAAGCTATTAATTGCAAACAGAGGAGAAATCGCAGTTAGAATTATCCGCGCTTGTAAAGAGCTTGGAATTGAAACAGTTGCGGTATTTTCTGAAGCGGATCGCGATGCGCTTCATGTTCAAATGGCTGATGAAGCATATTGCATCGGACCGACTGCTTCAAAAGATAGTTATTTAAATGTCACGAATATTGTTAGTGTAGCCAAATTAACAGGGACAGATGCCATCCATCCAGGATACGGCTTCCTTGCTGAAAATGCAGACTTCGCAGAGCTTTGCGAGGAATGCAATGTCATCTTTGTTGGGCCAACTGCGTCAGCGATTTCCAAAATGGGAACGAAAGATGTCGCAAGGGAAACAATGAAAGATGCTGGCGTTCCGATTGTTCCTGGTTCCCAAGGAATTGTAAAAGATCTTGATGATGCTGTTTCAACAGCAGCAAGTATTGGGTATCCTGTGATTATAAAAGCAACTGCCGGCGGCGGTGGTAAAGGAATCCGTGTAGCTCGTACCGAAGAAGAGCTTATTAACGGTGTCACCATCACGCAGCAGGAAGCAGCGCAAAACTTTGGTAACCCTGGCGTCTATTTAGAAAAGTTCATTGAAGACTTTAGACACGTGGAAATCCAAGTGCTTGCAGATCAGCATGGCAATACCATTCATTTAGGAGAGCGTGATTGCTCGATTCAAAGAAGAATGCAAAAGCTTCTTGAAGAAACGCCATCACCAGCGCTGAATGCAGACATCCGTGAGCAAATGGGTGAAGCAGCCGTAAAAGCTGCAGAAGCTGTTGAATACACTGGTGCTGGAACAGTCGAATTCATTTATGATTATAATGAAGAGAAGTTCTACTTCATGGAAATGAATACCCGTATTCAAGTAGAGCATCCTGTAACAGAAATGGTCACAGGTGTTGACTTGATCAAAGAACAAATTAAAGTCGCATCAGGTGAGAAGCTTTCTCTTACACAAGAGGATGTCGTATATGAAGGATGGGCAATCGAATGCCGTATTAATGCAGAGAACCCAGAGAAAAACTTCATGCCTTCAGCTGGTGAAATTAAAATGTATCTTCCGCCAGGCGGTCTAGGAGTACGTGTTGATTCTGCCGCTTATCCGGGCTATGTGATTCCGCCATATTACGATAGTATGATTGCAAAGGTGATCACATATGGTAAGACGAGAGAAGAAGCGATTGCGAGAATGAAACGCTCGCTTCAAGAATTCGTCATTGAAGGGGTCTACACAACGATCCCATTCCATCTAAGATTGCTTGAGCATGAAACATTTGTGAGTGGTAATTTTAATACGAAGTTTTTAGAAACATACCAAATCATGAAATAA
- the spoIIIAG gene encoding stage III sporulation protein AG, which yields MNNKDWKQKLKSFLQPPEKGEGKPKLTKHHYLLLVFIIGVSFMLVSQILSPPSSKEQAAVPTSKKTTSQEQEVFKPASSSKSKNSIEDVEQEYENQLKEILETIIGVEDVSIVVNVDATSLKVFEKNKSNKSTTTEETDKEGGVRSVTDQTKEEEIVIIKNGNEETPVVVQTKKPDIRGVLVVAQGVDNVQIKKTIIEAVTRVLDVPSHRVAVAPKKIKEDSE from the coding sequence ATGAATAACAAGGACTGGAAACAAAAGCTGAAATCATTCTTGCAGCCGCCTGAAAAAGGTGAAGGGAAACCAAAATTAACGAAGCACCATTACTTGCTGCTTGTATTCATCATCGGCGTATCTTTCATGTTAGTCAGTCAGATCTTGTCACCGCCATCAAGCAAAGAACAAGCTGCTGTTCCTACTTCTAAAAAAACAACCTCACAAGAGCAGGAGGTATTCAAGCCGGCATCGTCAAGTAAATCAAAAAATTCGATTGAAGATGTGGAGCAAGAATACGAAAATCAGCTGAAAGAAATTTTAGAGACCATTATTGGCGTTGAGGATGTATCGATTGTGGTCAATGTAGACGCCACTTCTTTAAAAGTGTTTGAAAAAAACAAATCCAATAAAAGCACAACGACCGAAGAAACAGATAAAGAAGGCGGCGTGCGAAGTGTCACCGATCAAACAAAAGAAGAAGAAATCGTCATCATCAAAAATGGCAATGAAGAAACGCCAGTCGTGGTGCAAACGAAAAAACCAGATATTCGAGGTGTTCTCGTTGTTGCTCAAGGAGTAGACAACGTTCAAATAAAGAAAACCATCATTGAAGCGGTTACACGAGTGCTTGACGTACCGAGCCATAGAGTGGCTGTTGCCCCTAAAAAAATCAAGGAGGATTCGGAATGA
- the nusB gene encoding transcription antitermination factor NusB, with translation MKRRTAREKALQTLFQIDVSNIDPKEAITHALDEQESDPFFEELVFGVLEQKDKLDDMISQHLVNWKLDRIANVDRAILRLSVYEMVYQEDIPVSVSMNEAIELAKLFGDDKASKFVNGVLSNIKNDLKQQ, from the coding sequence ATGAAAAGAAGAACTGCAAGAGAAAAGGCGCTACAAACATTATTTCAAATTGATGTGAGCAATATTGATCCGAAAGAGGCCATTACACATGCGCTGGATGAACAAGAATCAGATCCTTTTTTCGAGGAGCTGGTTTTCGGTGTGCTTGAACAAAAGGACAAGCTCGATGACATGATTTCACAGCATCTAGTGAATTGGAAACTCGATCGTATTGCAAACGTAGACAGAGCCATTTTAAGGCTGTCTGTGTACGAGATGGTGTATCAAGAAGATATCCCGGTTAGTGTCTCAATGAATGAAGCGATTGAACTGGCCAAATTATTCGGTGACGATAAAGCATCGAAATTTGTAAATGGAGTACTTTCAAACATTAAAAACGACCTAAAGCAGCAATAG
- a CDS encoding YqhV family protein — translation MKQFLPGLHPSVAAMAGMRFLSAAIELTAAILILVTNDVRKAVVINSLLAIIGPLIFIITMTIGIYQIAGQLSYAKLVFIFIGVVFILVGIYK, via the coding sequence ATGAAACAATTTCTCCCAGGTCTACATCCATCAGTCGCTGCGATGGCAGGCATGAGGTTTTTATCGGCAGCGATTGAACTGACGGCCGCCATCCTCATTTTAGTCACAAATGACGTTCGAAAAGCGGTTGTCATCAATAGTCTATTGGCTATCATTGGGCCGCTCATTTTTATTATCACGATGACGATTGGAATCTATCAAATCGCAGGGCAGTTATCCTATGCCAAGCTCGTCTTTATTTTCATTGGTGTCGTATTTATTCTTGTTGGAATCTATAAGTAA
- the accB gene encoding acetyl-CoA carboxylase biotin carboxyl carrier protein: MLKIEEIHELIKLIDESTIDEFTYENEGAKIKLKKNKEVVQQVAAPVAPVQAAPAQQAPKAQAPAQTEAPAQEAAASENLHKITSPMVGTFYASSSPEADPYVTSGSKVKENTVVCIVEAMKLFNEIEAEVKGEIVEVLAENGQLVEFGQPLFLVKAE, translated from the coding sequence ATGTTAAAAATTGAAGAAATTCATGAACTGATTAAATTAATTGACGAATCAACAATTGATGAATTTACGTACGAAAACGAAGGTGCAAAAATCAAACTGAAGAAAAATAAAGAAGTCGTTCAGCAAGTAGCGGCACCAGTGGCTCCTGTCCAAGCAGCTCCAGCTCAACAAGCTCCTAAAGCACAAGCTCCAGCTCAGACCGAAGCCCCTGCACAAGAGGCAGCTGCGTCTGAAAATCTGCATAAAATCACATCCCCAATGGTTGGCACATTTTATGCTTCATCTTCACCAGAAGCAGATCCATATGTGACATCAGGTTCTAAGGTGAAGGAAAACACAGTTGTGTGCATCGTAGAAGCGATGAAACTGTTTAATGAAATCGAAGCAGAAGTAAAAGGTGAAATCGTCGAAGTATTAGCTGAGAACGGTCAGCTTGTAGAATTCGGACAACCCCTCTTTCTAGTGAAAGCAGAGTAA